The following proteins come from a genomic window of Candidatus Obscuribacter sp.:
- a CDS encoding TolC family protein, translating into MNKIYCLLLLLFATQSNLPFCLANDGGPVLRPPIDTPRAQPAETSEDAGKSDQAALPTDIRPSPNSSLEELYPQSSNKTPYAASSNDPALTDKQKREAEQVPIAPIPVSELLPIGNGKLPPIQLEASFNEPISLKRVLEITLENSLPIRISQAGFDSQRYLFYGALGGFIPSLTTTYRGQKTDNSRTVNTLFSDSTTVTYPVFQGGRVTYNAYANLYRTRAAKQQYFATVNDALLESYRSYYNLLLNQTLLQIRVKSVELSRTQLKLNEQLKAAGVGTNFAIYQSRTQLALDKQALLQQQVLVRTSALALARVLNQSMVINFIPQEKVVRELRLIDANVDIEQITDAALRLRPELKQYENLRMAANRQVQVNASGFYPSMQFFTSLTKSKSTSAASNGASGASSASNNALSGSTVIIPTGGGGGGIGISGSGGRSVSAGFDLSWSIPNMGVPIGFNTLSARALARQALLQSNQQYLLVMEAVRASYLNMLTAKEQVKVAAEAVVSGTEQLRLANLRVAYGQGINLELIQAQQAYVTALTNHVQAVINYNIAQAQLLRDSGQISLETLTKEYNQPISLKKPDNNS; encoded by the coding sequence ATGAACAAAATCTACTGTTTGCTCCTGCTACTCTTTGCCACCCAGTCTAACCTCCCCTTTTGTTTAGCAAATGATGGCGGACCTGTTCTCAGGCCGCCTATCGACACACCGAGAGCACAGCCCGCCGAGACCTCCGAAGATGCAGGCAAATCAGACCAGGCTGCGCTGCCTACCGACATCAGACCATCGCCCAATAGCAGCCTGGAAGAACTCTATCCTCAATCGTCAAACAAAACGCCCTATGCGGCAAGCTCAAACGATCCAGCATTAACCGACAAGCAAAAAAGAGAAGCGGAACAAGTACCTATTGCGCCTATACCAGTTAGTGAACTATTGCCAATCGGTAACGGTAAATTGCCACCCATACAGCTAGAAGCTTCGTTTAATGAGCCCATAAGTCTCAAACGTGTACTCGAAATCACACTAGAAAACAGTTTGCCGATTCGTATTTCGCAAGCCGGCTTTGATTCGCAACGCTATCTCTTTTATGGCGCACTGGGTGGCTTCATCCCCAGTTTGACCACGACCTATCGCGGTCAAAAGACTGACAATAGTCGCACTGTAAATACTCTTTTTTCTGATTCAACCACAGTCACCTATCCTGTGTTTCAGGGCGGTCGGGTGACTTACAACGCCTATGCCAATCTCTACCGCACAAGAGCGGCTAAGCAACAGTATTTCGCCACAGTAAACGACGCTCTTCTGGAGTCATACCGCAGTTATTACAATTTGCTGCTCAATCAAACACTCTTGCAAATCCGGGTCAAATCAGTAGAGTTATCGCGCACCCAGCTCAAGCTCAATGAGCAACTTAAGGCAGCCGGTGTGGGCACAAATTTTGCCATTTACCAGTCTCGCACCCAGCTAGCCCTAGATAAGCAAGCTCTATTGCAGCAACAAGTCCTGGTCAGGACCTCGGCACTAGCACTGGCCCGTGTCCTCAATCAAAGCATGGTTATTAACTTTATCCCCCAAGAAAAAGTCGTCAGAGAGCTTAGACTAATCGACGCCAATGTCGATATAGAGCAAATTACTGACGCCGCTCTCAGACTTAGACCAGAGCTAAAGCAATACGAAAACCTGCGCATGGCCGCTAACAGACAGGTCCAGGTCAATGCCTCAGGCTTTTATCCGTCAATGCAATTTTTCACTTCACTCACCAAATCAAAGAGCACGAGTGCCGCTAGCAACGGCGCAAGTGGAGCATCATCGGCCAGTAACAATGCCCTCTCTGGGTCGACTGTCATTATCCCGACTGGTGGAGGTGGCGGCGGCATCGGCATCAGCGGTAGCGGCGGACGCTCTGTTAGTGCCGGCTTTGATCTTTCCTGGTCCATACCCAACATGGGCGTGCCCATAGGCTTCAACACATTATCAGCCCGCGCACTAGCTAGACAGGCACTGCTCCAATCAAACCAACAATACTTGCTGGTGATGGAGGCAGTGCGCGCCTCCTACCTCAATATGCTGACAGCCAAAGAGCAAGTAAAAGTGGCCGCAGAAGCCGTCGTATCGGGCACAGAACAGCTCAGATTGGCTAACCTAAGGGTGGCTTATGGCCAGGGTATCAACCTCGAATTAATCCAAGCCCAGCAGGCCTACGTCACAGCCTTGACCAATCATGTTCAGGCAGTGATTAATTACAATATCGCCCAGGCACAATTACTGAGAGATAGTGGTCAAATATCATTGGAGACCCTGACAAAAGAGTACAATCAACCAATTTCGCTTAAAAAGCCGGACAACAACTCATAA
- a CDS encoding efflux RND transporter periplasmic adaptor subunit — protein MAQTITDSITSAKPPKRRTVGAVKIALGVALTASVIAAGGYYFFGWFKSDSAISADKKNLLEVKVGPAKLTVLATGVVKPDREVKISPKQTGLLKTLLVKQGDYVKAGQLIATMDDSNLLGDEAAARGAYLASLDNYQKLKSGNRPQEIAAARFQEMKARSAERQARENIRRLQAQVEALTYQVKRDETFAERQTLLSKEGAVSDQAGIDATTQAEVTRSQLRAAKQEREQAESALSQSHEDLNAIKEQHDLMRSGFRVEDIAQAQHSAMQAKGALMKVQSLLEDTRIKAPFDGVITQKYADAGAIVTPTTSSSTTSATSSSIVALAGKLEIVAQVAESNLPKISIGQPVEITATAFPDKVFHGKVAQIAPAAIVTSNVTTFEVHAIPVDDDKHELLAGMNVSAKFVVGEVKDAITVPTVCVVSRRGQAGVFVPGEKAEPTFKPVKTGPTVGKDIVIMSGLSKGDKVYQGLSRDQLAKEGYGAKMGGPGSPPTGPGSALRMGGGGGGGRRGMGP, from the coding sequence ATGGCTCAAACAATCACAGACTCAATTACATCTGCCAAACCGCCCAAACGGCGTACAGTTGGAGCTGTCAAAATTGCACTGGGAGTTGCTCTAACAGCCAGTGTCATAGCGGCGGGAGGTTATTACTTTTTTGGCTGGTTTAAATCAGACAGCGCAATAAGTGCCGACAAAAAAAACTTACTTGAAGTCAAAGTCGGACCAGCCAAACTGACCGTGCTAGCCACCGGTGTGGTCAAACCAGACCGCGAAGTAAAAATCAGCCCTAAACAAACTGGTCTACTGAAGACCCTCTTGGTCAAGCAGGGAGACTATGTCAAAGCCGGTCAACTGATTGCCACCATGGATGACAGCAATCTCCTGGGGGACGAAGCAGCTGCTCGTGGCGCTTATTTAGCCAGTCTCGACAACTATCAAAAACTAAAAAGCGGTAACCGCCCTCAAGAAATCGCAGCAGCGCGCTTCCAAGAAATGAAAGCAAGAAGCGCTGAGCGTCAAGCCAGAGAAAACATCCGTAGACTGCAAGCCCAAGTCGAAGCTCTGACATATCAAGTCAAACGTGACGAAACATTTGCCGAAAGACAAACACTTTTGTCTAAAGAAGGGGCAGTATCGGATCAAGCTGGCATCGACGCCACCACCCAGGCAGAAGTAACCAGGTCACAACTGCGCGCCGCCAAACAAGAAAGAGAACAGGCAGAGTCAGCACTCTCCCAAAGCCATGAGGATTTAAACGCCATCAAAGAACAACACGACTTGATGCGTTCGGGCTTTAGAGTAGAAGACATTGCCCAGGCTCAGCACAGTGCCATGCAAGCAAAGGGCGCTCTGATGAAAGTGCAGAGCCTACTTGAAGATACCCGCATCAAAGCTCCTTTTGATGGCGTAATCACCCAAAAATATGCAGACGCCGGCGCCATCGTCACACCAACTACTTCTTCATCTACCACTTCGGCTACTTCCAGCTCAATTGTTGCTCTCGCTGGCAAGTTAGAGATAGTGGCGCAGGTAGCCGAATCAAATCTCCCCAAAATCAGCATCGGTCAACCTGTCGAGATTACAGCCACAGCTTTTCCCGACAAAGTATTTCACGGCAAAGTAGCACAAATAGCCCCAGCTGCCATCGTCACCAGCAATGTCACCACATTTGAAGTGCACGCCATACCGGTAGACGATGACAAACACGAGCTTTTAGCGGGCATGAATGTGAGCGCCAAATTTGTCGTGGGTGAAGTCAAAGACGCAATTACAGTGCCTACTGTCTGTGTCGTCTCCAGACGGGGTCAAGCGGGTGTCTTTGTCCCGGGCGAAAAGGCAGAACCTACTTTTAAACCAGTCAAAACCGGACCCACAGTGGGCAAAGACATAGTAATTATGAGTGGTCTAAGTAAAGGAGATAAAGTCTATCAGGGACTCTCAAGAGATCAGCTAGCCAAAGAAGGTTATGGTGCAAAAATGGGTGGGCCGGGCAGTCCGCCAACAGGTCCAGGCAGCGCGCTACGTATGGGTGGAGGCGGCGGTGGCGGTCGTCGGGGCATGGGTCCCTAA
- a CDS encoding ABC transporter permease: protein MAWQGILSNKLRSSLTVLGIVIGIASVITLLGIGQGAKVEAEKQVQALGVNLIYVRPGAANLSSVSQGQGSSATLTYDDAQAIKDNCPAVEDVAAQYNSGFQVQYGEQNTSTSVVATEPSYTEIRNFYPAKGRFFSLNDMKESTRVCVIGETVATNLFGEENPLRKQILIRGELFEIIGVMEHKGVTQMMDMDDQIFIPLTTGYATLVGLNTVTGRSVKSILVRGVEGEDMQAQFQITNLLRLRHNIQSPDSDDFTIRTQSDIMQTAQSITGVFSLLLGATAGISLLVGGIGIMNIMLVSVSERTKEIGIRKAIGAKYSQILSQFVIEAVLMSVTGGILGIALGVAGATALSQLAQWTTIVTPFSIALSFCVSLVIGLFFGIYPARQAAKLDPIVALRSE, encoded by the coding sequence ATAGCCTGGCAGGGCATACTCTCCAATAAATTGCGCAGTAGCTTAACGGTGCTTGGTATCGTCATTGGTATTGCTTCTGTGATTACTCTTTTGGGTATAGGTCAAGGCGCCAAAGTCGAGGCCGAAAAACAGGTACAGGCATTGGGTGTCAATCTAATTTATGTAAGACCAGGTGCCGCTAATCTCTCCAGTGTTTCACAAGGACAGGGATCATCAGCCACTCTTACTTATGATGATGCTCAAGCAATCAAAGATAACTGTCCGGCTGTTGAGGACGTCGCAGCCCAGTACAACTCAGGATTCCAGGTGCAGTACGGTGAGCAAAACACCAGTACATCGGTAGTAGCAACCGAACCCAGTTATACAGAGATACGCAATTTTTATCCAGCCAAAGGGCGTTTTTTTAGCCTCAACGACATGAAAGAAAGCACACGTGTCTGTGTCATCGGAGAGACCGTGGCGACCAATTTATTTGGTGAAGAAAATCCGCTTCGCAAACAAATCCTTATCCGTGGCGAGTTATTTGAAATAATCGGCGTCATGGAACACAAAGGTGTAACCCAAATGATGGATATGGATGACCAGATCTTTATACCTTTGACCACTGGCTATGCCACTTTAGTCGGTCTAAACACAGTTACCGGTCGCTCTGTCAAAAGCATTCTTGTGCGCGGCGTTGAAGGCGAGGACATGCAGGCACAGTTTCAGATTACCAATCTACTCAGGCTGCGCCACAATATTCAGTCGCCGGATAGTGACGATTTCACTATACGCACTCAATCTGACATCATGCAAACTGCTCAATCCATTACCGGCGTCTTTAGCTTATTGCTTGGCGCCACTGCTGGTATATCGCTTTTGGTGGGCGGTATAGGCATCATGAATATTATGCTAGTTTCAGTCTCTGAACGTACAAAGGAAATTGGCATACGCAAAGCAATTGGAGCGAAGTACTCACAAATACTTTCGCAGTTTGTCATAGAAGCAGTGCTCATGTCTGTAACAGGCGGTATTTTGGGTATCGCCCTGGGCGTAGCCGGAGCAACAGCTCTCAGTCAGCTAGCGCAGTGGACAACGATAGTGACACCGTTTTCGATAGCACTATCGTTTTGTGTTTCACTTGTAATCGGTTTATTTTTTGGCATCTATCCAGCCAGACAGGCAGCAAAACTAGATCCAATTGTGGCATTGAGGTCTGAATAA
- a CDS encoding ABC transporter ATP-binding protein: MAGNVIELQNIYRTYNLAAEPVHALQGVSLTIKQGEYVAIMGTSGSGKSTLMNIIGCLDKPTSGHYILDNQDIVERNDDELADIRNRTIGFVFQQFNLLHSMSAINNVMLPLVYASMPPAQRRTRAELVLNELGLASRMGHKPNQLSGGQQQRVAIARAIVNNPRILLADEPTGALDSHTAKEIMQLFGRLVDDGMTVIIVTHDPETAANARRIVRVKDGKIQEDSATGISHETAH; this comes from the coding sequence ATGGCTGGCAATGTCATCGAGCTGCAAAACATTTATCGCACTTACAATCTCGCCGCAGAGCCTGTGCATGCTCTGCAAGGAGTAAGCCTGACCATCAAACAAGGCGAATACGTTGCAATAATGGGCACATCGGGCTCAGGCAAGTCGACACTGATGAATATAATCGGCTGCCTAGACAAACCAACATCTGGTCACTATATCCTGGACAATCAAGACATAGTCGAACGCAACGACGACGAACTGGCCGATATACGCAATCGCACCATTGGCTTTGTCTTCCAGCAGTTTAATTTATTGCATAGTATGTCGGCCATCAACAATGTGATGCTGCCTCTAGTTTACGCCAGTATGCCACCAGCTCAACGCAGAACGAGAGCCGAGCTGGTCCTCAATGAGCTGGGGCTAGCCAGTCGTATGGGACACAAACCAAACCAGCTCTCAGGTGGACAACAACAGCGTGTAGCTATAGCAAGGGCAATCGTCAACAATCCCCGCATACTACTGGCAGACGAGCCCACAGGCGCTCTCGACAGTCACACGGCCAAAGAAATCATGCAATTGTTTGGTCGTCTGGTAGATGACGGCATGACTGTAATAATTGTCACCCACGATCCAGAGACCGCAGCCAATGCCAGGCGTATAGTGCGAGTGAAAGACGGAAAAATACAAGAAGATAGCGCCACAGGGATATCACATGAAACTGCACATTAG
- a CDS encoding NarK/NasA family nitrate transporter: MTNSSQTAAPQSNSEFNQADLKGWEPENEEQWQKSGKAIASRNLAISIPCLLCAFAVWMYWGVITVQMLNLDFPYSKAQLFTLTSIAGLSGATLRIPSTFFIRIAGGRNTIFFTTLLLLLPAIGTGYFLTDKQTPLWIFQILALLSGIGGGNFASSMSNISFFFPKKIQGLSLGLNAGLGNFGVTTMQILVPTVMTFGLPGQTSMVLKSASGTMLGKIPAGTPAYIQNSGYVWLLLLLPLAIAAWFSMNNIKDDQVSPDTGTPLAACAKIAGMLCIGLLTAAAGILLMLPKSANGLGTEIGMCFIIPGVIAATVFLLKLIPGKISTNLNRQYKIFGNPHTWIMTIIYTMTFGSFIGYAAALPLAIQVIFGFTHVPGSNGAMIHTAVNANGPSALTYAWTGAFIGALVRPLGGYLADKFGGALVTQIVSVLMIIGTLGASHYMKLAYQSATPEVFFWPCFLLFLLLFAASGLGNGSTFRTIANVFSKEQAGPVLGWTSALAAYGAFIIPMVIGEQIQKGTPQYALYGFAVFYALCMVLNWSCYLRPGAQFKNP; the protein is encoded by the coding sequence ATGACAAACAGCAGTCAGACAGCAGCGCCACAGTCCAACTCCGAATTTAACCAAGCCGACTTGAAAGGCTGGGAGCCTGAAAACGAAGAACAGTGGCAAAAAAGCGGCAAGGCAATTGCCAGCCGCAATCTGGCAATCTCCATCCCCTGCTTACTCTGTGCCTTTGCTGTTTGGATGTACTGGGGAGTAATTACAGTCCAGATGCTCAATCTCGACTTTCCCTATAGCAAAGCGCAACTATTTACTCTAACTTCGATTGCTGGTCTTTCGGGAGCCACTCTGCGCATTCCCAGCACCTTTTTCATTCGCATTGCCGGTGGACGAAACACAATATTTTTCACAACCCTGCTATTGCTGTTACCTGCAATAGGTACGGGCTACTTCCTTACAGACAAACAAACACCACTATGGATTTTTCAAATTCTAGCTCTCCTTAGTGGCATTGGCGGTGGCAATTTCGCCTCGTCGATGTCCAATATCAGCTTTTTCTTTCCCAAAAAGATTCAAGGGCTTTCACTTGGTCTCAATGCAGGTCTCGGCAATTTTGGTGTCACCACTATGCAAATATTGGTACCAACTGTGATGACCTTTGGCCTGCCTGGGCAGACATCCATGGTCCTCAAGAGTGCTAGCGGCACCATGCTTGGCAAAATTCCAGCAGGCACACCAGCCTACATCCAAAACAGCGGCTATGTATGGCTACTCCTACTGCTCCCTCTGGCTATAGCGGCCTGGTTCAGTATGAACAATATCAAGGATGATCAGGTCTCTCCAGACACCGGTACGCCACTAGCAGCATGCGCAAAAATTGCAGGCATGCTCTGCATTGGGCTTTTGACTGCTGCCGCCGGAATTCTCCTGATGCTCCCCAAAAGCGCCAATGGACTTGGCACCGAAATTGGCATGTGTTTTATCATTCCAGGCGTCATTGCCGCCACAGTCTTTCTGCTCAAACTTATACCTGGCAAAATTTCAACCAATTTAAACAGACAGTACAAAATATTCGGCAATCCACATACATGGATTATGACTATCATCTACACCATGACCTTCGGCTCTTTTATTGGATATGCAGCAGCCTTGCCGCTGGCTATACAAGTAATTTTCGGGTTTACCCATGTACCAGGATCCAATGGTGCCATGATACATACTGCAGTCAATGCTAACGGACCCAGCGCTCTGACATATGCCTGGACTGGTGCCTTTATCGGAGCACTGGTAAGACCATTAGGTGGCTACCTAGCCGATAAGTTCGGTGGAGCGTTAGTCACACAAATAGTCTCGGTATTAATGATCATCGGCACCCTGGGTGCTTCTCATTATATGAAACTGGCATATCAGAGTGCCACCCCAGAAGTCTTCTTTTGGCCCTGCTTCCTTCTCTTTCTCCTGCTCTTCGCTGCATCTGGACTGGGAAATGGCTCGACATTTAGAACAATCGCCAACGTCTTTAGCAAAGAACAAGCAGGACCTGTGCTGGGCTGGACATCAGCTTTAGCCGCCTACGGTGCCTTCATCATCCCAATGGTAATCGGCGAACAAATCCAAAAAGGCACACCTCAATATGCTCTTTATGGATTCGCTGTTTTTTATGCACTGTGCATGGTGCTCAATTGGTCTTGCTATTTAAGACCAGGTGCCCAATTCAAAAACCCTTAA
- a CDS encoding NarK/NasA family nitrate transporter has translation MTENSKAITVLSVNTFSFIVCFASWVLYGVLIAFLVDNGIFHFDAGQIGWLLGVPILTGSLMRLPAGVLTDRYGGRNVFVAIMLLSAIAMYSVSFCNSFEHFLIAGLGFGLSGASFAVGIAYTSLWFPKGRQGTALGIFGAGNAGASVTSMGAPHLLNLCTNNLQMLDGWRTVPKVYAAILILSAIIFWCFTYPKKVDKTGLTIAQQLAPLKESRVWRFGVYYFFVFGGFVALSQWLISYYLNVYAMSLAMAGLMASVFSLPSGVIRAIGGLLSDKYGARAVMYWVLGSCLIASIALCIPRMDIETPGQGVMCTKKGTITDITPSKIVVDDKTYPIKVKEEGNQLTILKENKEMIIWPSSVFWQEPQVKVGDKVVKKQVLARGITHIFFQANVWIFTGLVLILGIMTGIGKAAVYRHIPDYFPNDVGVVGGIVGVIGGLGGFVGPIIFGYLLQLTGIWTTCWMLFALLSAICLIWMHSTINKMMRVQVPHLVTHIETSELIANKT, from the coding sequence ATGACCGAAAATAGCAAAGCCATAACGGTACTAAGTGTCAATACATTCTCTTTTATAGTCTGCTTCGCCTCTTGGGTCTTGTATGGCGTGCTGATAGCCTTCCTGGTAGATAACGGCATTTTTCATTTTGATGCAGGTCAAATCGGCTGGCTTCTTGGTGTACCCATATTGACCGGCTCGCTCATGCGACTACCTGCCGGGGTTTTAACAGACAGATACGGAGGACGCAATGTATTTGTGGCAATTATGCTCTTATCAGCAATTGCCATGTACAGTGTCAGTTTCTGCAATAGCTTTGAACACTTCCTTATCGCCGGTCTAGGCTTCGGGCTATCTGGCGCCTCTTTCGCCGTAGGTATTGCTTACACATCTCTGTGGTTTCCAAAGGGCAGACAGGGCACCGCACTCGGTATCTTTGGGGCGGGCAATGCTGGGGCATCAGTAACTAGCATGGGAGCGCCACATCTACTCAATCTTTGTACAAACAATCTGCAAATGCTTGATGGCTGGCGCACAGTACCCAAAGTTTATGCTGCGATATTGATACTTTCCGCAATCATATTCTGGTGCTTTACTTATCCCAAAAAGGTCGACAAGACTGGACTCACCATCGCCCAGCAACTGGCACCGTTAAAGGAGTCAAGAGTGTGGCGATTTGGAGTCTATTACTTCTTTGTATTTGGTGGATTTGTTGCCCTTTCTCAATGGCTCATTTCCTACTATCTCAATGTCTATGCTATGTCGCTGGCTATGGCAGGATTAATGGCTAGTGTATTTAGCTTGCCCTCAGGAGTAATTAGAGCAATCGGCGGTCTACTCTCGGACAAATACGGGGCTAGAGCAGTGATGTACTGGGTGCTTGGCTCTTGCTTGATTGCATCAATAGCACTTTGCATACCGCGCATGGACATTGAAACACCTGGACAAGGCGTTATGTGCACCAAGAAGGGCACCATTACTGATATTACGCCAAGCAAAATAGTAGTAGACGACAAGACTTATCCAATAAAAGTAAAGGAAGAAGGAAATCAGCTCACCATACTAAAAGAAAACAAAGAAATGATCATCTGGCCGAGTTCGGTATTTTGGCAGGAACCACAAGTCAAAGTTGGCGACAAGGTAGTTAAAAAGCAAGTCCTGGCCAGAGGAATTACGCACATCTTTTTCCAAGCAAATGTCTGGATCTTTACCGGCTTGGTATTGATACTTGGCATTATGACAGGCATCGGCAAAGCGGCAGTCTACCGTCATATACCAGATTATTTCCCCAACGATGTCGGAGTAGTGGGCGGCATTGTAGGCGTAATCGGTGGTCTAGGTGGATTTGTCGGTCCCATCATTTTTGGATACCTGCTGCAGTTGACTGGCATCTGGACCACCTGCTGGATGCTATTTGCCCTCTTAAGCGCTATTTGCCTGATCTGGATGCACTCCACAATCAACAAAATGATGCGCGTCCAGGTACCACATTTAGTGACACATATTGAGACTTCAGAACTTATAGCAAACAAAACCTGA
- a CDS encoding cytochrome c, with translation MATVDTLLNTDIRRYLASSLLVSSILLLAGSDALASDVFDTKCAGCHTIGGGAMVGPDLAPSSKWSTADLQKSIKAMEKMSDHLPTKRSMPL, from the coding sequence GTGGCGACTGTAGATACTCTTTTAAATACCGACATTCGCCGATATCTGGCCAGTTCACTTTTGGTATCGTCAATACTCTTATTAGCCGGTTCTGACGCGCTAGCTAGTGATGTCTTTGACACAAAATGCGCTGGATGCCATACCATTGGCGGTGGAGCTATGGTCGGACCCGACCTAGCTCCATCGTCCAAGTGGAGTACTGCTGACCTACAAAAATCGATCAAAGCGATGGAAAAAATGTCGGACCACTTACCGACGAAGAGGTCGATGCCCTTGTAA
- a CDS encoding c-type cytochrome, which yields MDQSDGKNVGPLTDEEVDALVIFIKTPSASTTAQAATSNTNQSTNTNATPNSNAVSNSNTAETFSNGNASKSLTTDTLEAGEPSSGAKLFNGQQALKNGGLSCIACHQVAGKGGNMGPDLTTIATRIPPKALIKACENTPYKVMKAAYREHQITHQEALDLNAYLEKIKDNKGSTRELPVPLYSSAIAALLLGVMAIGYRNRNTSVRNKLKRRN from the coding sequence ATCGATCAAAGCGATGGAAAAAATGTCGGACCACTTACCGACGAAGAGGTCGATGCCCTTGTAATTTTCATAAAGACTCCCAGTGCGAGCACTACAGCACAGGCTGCAACTAGCAATACAAATCAATCAACTAATACAAACGCTACCCCAAATTCAAACGCCGTTTCAAATTCGAATACAGCAGAAACTTTTAGTAATGGCAACGCAAGCAAAAGTCTCACCACAGACACGCTAGAAGCAGGTGAGCCGTCCAGCGGGGCCAAACTGTTTAACGGACAACAAGCCCTCAAAAACGGCGGTCTTTCCTGTATCGCTTGCCACCAGGTAGCTGGCAAAGGCGGCAACATGGGACCGGATCTCACCACAATAGCTACTCGCATACCGCCAAAAGCTCTTATCAAGGCCTGTGAAAATACGCCTTACAAGGTGATGAAAGCAGCCTACCGCGAACATCAGATAACGCACCAGGAAGCACTCGATTTAAATGCCTACCTGGAAAAAATCAAAGACAACAAAGGCTCAACTCGTGAACTACCAGTACCACTCTACTCCTCAGCCATTGCCGCATTGCTCCTTGGAGTAATGGCAATCGGCTATCGCAACAGAAATACAAGCGTGCGCAACAAACTGAAGAGGAGAAATTAA